The following are encoded together in the Zygosaccharomyces rouxii strain CBS732 chromosome C complete sequence genome:
- a CDS encoding uncharacterized protein (weakly similar to uniprot|P18544 Saccharomyces cerevisiae YOL140W ARG8 Acetylornithine aminotransferase catalyzes the fourth step in the biosynthesis of the arginine precursor ornithine), giving the protein MTVSVEKSTTPSEPSYCFQATVDNIGPQVVGGRGVRIDIENEGKVYKNILDGVTGAAVGALGWGDDEILEIINKAAKESTYSFAPVMSNKSSEALAKFYIDRSPPGVFSAALWVTSGSESNENALRIIRQYYLERGLPNKVKLISRESSYHGFTLGAQGISSNPKTVPYQPYLMDQKNIALKMPAAYAYRWKKDSETEEQYGKRLVDILEKMILDNDPETIAAVIVETLPGSSLGTTPPPKGYLKGIRHLCTKYDIIFQLDEVMCGTGRANPHGKLNCWENFLDPSEGPDIQTVGKTLGSGYVTIAGVLIGPKIRNAFVNGSNTVFGGHTYSSHGFNCSVALGVQQKIARENLGANIFKMGTLLNKKLTESLLSTDNIVGDVRGVGGFQSVEFVKNRDTKKPFGPEANIIGRFKPLCFENGLAIMGMPANTNGISGDLVLFAPSFIVTEDDINEIVTIFVKCVNNFSKTLKQEGAW; this is encoded by the coding sequence ATGACTGTTtctgttgaaaaatctacTACTCCAAGCGAACCATCCTACTGCTTCCAAGCAACTGTTGACAATATCGGCCCACAAGTTGTTGGCGGTAGAGGAGTTCGTATTGATATCGAAAACGAAGGTAAAGTTTACAAGAATATTTTAGATGGTGTTACTGGTGCAGCTGTTGGTGCATTGGGATGGGGCGATGATGAAATCCTTGAAATCATTAACAAGGCAGCTAAGGAATCTACTTATTCATTTGCACCAGTGATGTCTAATAAGAGTTCAGAAGCATTGGCTAAATTTTACATTGACCGCTCACCACCAGGTGTTTTTTCAGCTGCCTTATGGGTGACTTCCGGTTCTgaaagtaatgaaaatgCTCTAAGAATCATTAGACAGTACTATTTGGAACGTGGATTACCTAACAAGGTGAAATTAATCTCTAGAGAAAGTTCATACCATGGATTTACTTTGGGGGCTCAAGGTATTTCATCGAATCCAAAAACTGTTCCATATCAACCATACTTGATGGATCAAAAGAATATCGCCCTAAAGATGCCAGCAGCTTACGCATACCGTTGGAAGAAAGATTCTGAAACTGAAGAACAATATGGGAAGAGATTAGTTgacattttggaaaaaatgattttagACAATGATCCAGAAACTATTGCTGCAGTTATTGTGGAAACTTTACCAGGTTCTTCCTTGGGTACTacaccaccaccaaaaGGTTATTTGAAGGGTATCAGACACCTCTGTACCAAGTACGATATTATATTCCAATTGGATGAAGTTATGTGTGGTACTGGTAGGGCTAACCCACATGGTAAATTGAACTGCTGGGAAAACTTCTTGGATCCATCTGAAGGTCCTGATATTCAGACGGTTGGTAAAACTCTTGGTTCCGGTTACGTTACAATCGCAGGTGTCTTAATCGGTCCAAAGATTAGAAATGCTTTCGTTAATGGATCTAATACAGTGTTTGGTGGCCACACCTACTCTTCTCACGGTTTCAACTGTTCAGTGGCTCTGGGAGTCCAACAGAAGATTGCTAGGGAGAATTTGGGTGCTAACATCTTTAAGATGGGTACTTTACTAAATAAAAAACTAACAGAAAGCCTACTATCCACGGATAATATTGTTGGTGATGTGAGAGGGGTTGGTGGTTTCCAATCTGTGGAATTCGTTAAAAACAGAGACACTAAAAAACCTTTTGGTCCTGAGGCCAACATCATTGGACGTTTCAAGCCTCTTTGCTTTGAAAATGGCTTGGCTATCATGGGTATGCCAGCAAACACAAATGGTATCTCCGGTGACCTTGTGCTCTTTGCACCATCATTTATCGTtactgaagatgatatcAATGAAATCGTTACAATCTTTGTCAAATGTGTCAATAACTTCAGTAAGACATTAAAACAGGAAGGTGCCTGGTAA
- a CDS encoding uncharacterized protein (similar to uniprot|P00175 Saccharomyces cerevisiae YML054C CYB2 Cytochrome b2 (L-lactate cytochrome-c oxidoreductase) component of the mitochondrial intermembrane space required for lactate utilization expression is repressed by glucose and anaerobic conditions), which translates to MFCKKVLRDRRLRGILDTVKHKKISPVQSRSLSLARKLSTQTRSKNILKSSSLLAGGSVLAALLSLSALDFSDGDIPVKEVMLHNNVNDCWIVLNGEIYDVTSFIGKHPGGAARLLEVAGRDATAKFLQVHSQEVLDRMKNHLIYIGKLKGRFELVVSEEELRIEEMKAKIPPIERIFNLSDFEAIAKQVLPKSTFTFYATGSSDEFTLRENHYAYSRIFFKPRILQDIDPSEVDCSTTLLGAKVDAPFYISGFAGSKLAHPLGERNLQIAAYNANVMEMVPKQNSYGPEEFYSTVPDDQSQWMQYHFSTPEEVLNFDKVVREAESRPSVKGIFFNVDLADIGNREKDSRRRVMDADNISDLNAIVNNRMGNHPKFSWKDVEKIVSSTNLPIALKGVQRGEDVVMAAKKGVKAVVLSNHGGRQLDFSRPPLEVLAEANEMLKKQNMQGDIEIYLDGGVRRGSDIVKALCLGAKGVGLGRPFLYAMAGYGEEGVDHLITILKEEIKNNMRLLGVTKIEELNESFVDYNSLKFRVPKANDSLYDNAYMPLTFPEFK; encoded by the coding sequence ATGTTTTGCAAAAAAGTTTTGCGTGATAGGAGATTACGGGGTATTCTTGATACGGTGAAACACAAGAAGATTTCTCCAGTTCAATCGAGAAGCCTCTCTTTAGCAAGAAAACTTAGTACTCAGACCAGATCCAAAAATATTCTTAAAAGTTCTTCTCTTCTGGCCGGTGGATCTGTACTTGCTGCACTGTTAAGTTTATCTGCTCTGGATTTTTCTGATGGTGACATTCCGGTTAAAGAGGTCATGTTACACAATAATGTCAATGACTGCTGGATTGTTCTGAATGGAGAGATTTACGATGTGACATCTTTCATTGGGAAGCATCCTGGTGGTGCAGCTAGATTGTTGGAAGTTGCTGGTAGAGATGCTACCGCGAAATTTCTGCAAGTGCATTCACAGGAAGTTTTGGACAGAATGAAGAATCATCTAATTTACATTGGTAAATTAAAGGGTAGATTTGAGCTCGTCgtttctgaagaagaattgagaatCGAAGAAATGAAGGCTAAGATCCCACCAATAGAAAGAATCTTTAATCTTTCAGATTTTGAAGCAATTGCCAAACAAGTTCTCCCTAAAAGCACCTTCACCTTTTATGCTACTGGTTCCTCTGATGAATTTACTTTGAGAGAAAATCACTACGCCTATAGCAGAATTTTCTTTAAGCCAAGGATTTTGCAGGACATTGATCCGAGTGAAGTCGATTGCAGTACCACCTTATTAGGTGCAAAAGTGGATGCTCCTTTCTACATCAGTGGATTTGCAGGTTCAAAATTAGCTCATCCACTGGGTGAAAGAAACTTACAAATTGCTGCTTACAACGCCAACGTGATGGAAATGGTTCCAAAACAAAACTCTTATGGCCCAGAGGAATTTTACTCAACAGTTCCCGATGATCAAAGCCAATGGATGCAATATCATTTCTCAACTCCTGAAGAGGTTTTAAACTTTGACAAAGTTGTCAGAGAAGCCGAAAGCCGTCCTAGCGTGAAAGGCATTTTCTTTAACGTTGATCTTGCTGACATCGGTAACAGAGAAAAGGATTCAAGACGAAGAGTTATGGACGCGGATAATATATCTGACTTGAATGCTATCGTTAATAATAGAATGGGCAATCACCCTAAATTTAGCTGGAAAGACGTGGAAAAAATCGTTTCTAGCACAAACTTACCAATAGCTCTCAAAGGTGTTCAAAGAGGCGAAGATGTCGTTATGGCAGCTAAAAAAGGTGTTAAAGCCGTAGTTTTATCAAATCATGGTGGTAGACAACTCGATTTCTCCAGACCACCATTAGAAGTGTTAGCAGAAGCTAAtgaaatgttgaaaaagcAAAATATGCAAGGcgatattgaaatttatctGGATGGTGGTGTCCGTAGGGGTTCCGATATTGTTAAGGCCCTATGTTTAGGAGCAAAAGGTGTTGGATTAGGGAGACCATTTCTTTATGCCATGGCAGGCTACGGTGAAGAAGGTGTTGATCATCTAATAACCATTTTAAAGGAAGAGATTAAAAACAATATGAGACTCTTGGGTGTGACGAAGATAGAAGAGTTAAACGAAAGTTTTGTCGACTACAATAGTTTGAAGTTCCGCGTACCAAAGGCTAATGACTCGTTATATGACAATGCATATATGCCATTAACTTTTCCTGAATTTAAATAG
- a CDS encoding RidA family protein (similar to uniprot|P40037 Saccharomyces cerevisiae YER057C), translating into MPTQITWNQVGPLGGSSLLSPAYVTADAKKLVFTSGCVGTDPKTGTLAEELDQQVRNALENLKNVLKASGSSIDNVLKVLLFVADGSFAAPVNKIYQEYFPGAPARSCIVVSFPDPKLKVELECIAQTL; encoded by the coding sequence ATGCCCACTCAAATCACCTGGAATCAAGTTGGACCTCTTGGAGGAAGCAGCCTTTTATCACCTGCCTATGTTACCGCAGATgcaaagaaattggtcTTTACTTCCGGTTGTGTGGGTACTGATCCTAAAACTGGTACATtagctgaagaattggaccAGCAGGTGCGTAATGctttagaaaatttgaaaaatgtatTAAAAGCAAGTGGTTCTTCAATCGACAACGtgttgaaagttttgttgTTCGTTGCGGACGGTTCATTTGCAGCTCCAGTTAATAAAATTTATCAGGAATATTTTCCTGGTGCACCAGCTAGAAGTTGTATAGTGGTTAGTTTCCCAGATCCAAAACTGAAAGTTGAATTAGAATGTATTGCTCAGACTTTGTAA
- a CDS encoding SDR family oxidoreductase (similar to uniprot|P53183 Saccharomyces cerevisiae YGL039W and similar to uniprot|P53111 Saccharomyces cerevisiae YGL157W) — MAVLVTGATGFIAQWVLDYLLKENYQVIGTVRSQEKGDKLHKQFGSPSNLSFEIVKDISDTEAFEPLFKKRGKEIDIVLHTASPFHFNTNEYEKDLLIPALNGTRGVLNAIKKYGDVKKVVVTSSYAAITDMVNSGDGSLVFTEKDWNPATWEGCQTDAMNAYCASKKFAEQAAWEFSKETGVSLTTINPVFVFGPQKFDEDVTSQLNTSNEIINGLIHSKPGDKLEPDFHAVYVDVRDVARAHLIAFQKDTAGERLGLSNGRFSSQGILDILNEKFPQLNISKGPEPGKEDTKPAAKFDNRHSKEVLGFPFISLEQSVYDTVAQVLKKEGRL; from the coding sequence ATGGCTGTTTTAGTTACAGGTGCTACAGGTTTTATTGCCCAATGGGTCTTGGATTATTTGTTGAAGGAGAATTACCAAGTTATCGGTACTGTTAGATCTCAGGAGAAGGGAGACAAGTTACACAAGCAGTTTGGAAGTCCTTCGAATTTGAGCTTTGAAATCGTGAAGGATATTTCCGATACAGAGGCCTTTGAACCTCtcttcaagaaaagagGCAAAGAAATTGACATTGTGTTGCACACTGCATCACCTTTCCACTTTAACACTAACGAATATGAAAAGGATCTATTGATTCCTGCGTTGAACGGTACAAGAGGTGTTCTTAATGCCATCAAGAAGTATGGTGATGTGAAGAAGGTTGTCGTCACGTCATCTTATGCCGCGATCACAGATATGGTGAACTCAGGTGATGGTAGCCTTGTCTTCACTGAGAAGGATTGGAACCCAGCCACTTGGGAAGGGTGCCAGACTGACGCCATGAATGCCTACTGtgcttcaaagaaatttgcGGAACAGGCAGCTTGGGAGTTTTCCAAGGAGACTGGTGTGTCACTGACCACTATCAACCCTGTTTTCGTGTTTGGACCTCAGAAATTTGATGAGGATGTTACATCTCAGTTGAACACTTCGAATGAAATAATCAATGGGTTAATTCACAGCAAGCCAGGTGATAAACTTGAACCAGATTTCCATGCTGTCTATGTGGATGTTCGTGATGTTGCAAGGGCCCATTTGATTGCATTCCAAAAGGATACTGCTGGTGAAAGACTGGGTCTTTCTAATGGTAGATTTAGCTCTCAGGGCATCCTTGATATATTGAATGAAAAGTTCCCTCAATTGAACATTTCCAAGGGACCTGAACCTGGTAAGGAAGATACAAAGCCTGCTGCGAAGTTTGACAACAGACACTCTAAGGAAGTGCTAGGATTTCCATTCATCAGCCTTGAGCAATCAGTGTACGATACCGTGGCAcaggttttgaaaaaagaggGACGTTTATAG
- the PUT4 gene encoding proline permease PUT4 (similar to uniprot|P15380 Saccharomyces cerevisiae YOR348C PUT4 proline-specific permease (also capable of transporting alanine and glycine) putative proline-specific permease) translates to MDIEMQSVVGYSSSTATPIGQGASDMKVKENFVTESIQEDDLERGSIDVLIDEKPSHQMQRGLKSRHMQLIALGCAIGTGLFIGTGGALSTCGPAPLLISYIIMSFFVWTIMHQLTEMVVLTPIPGEASMYALARAYLNRPLSFMCGWNLFYAQAMIAPSEITASTLLIQYWTDANSAIFVSIFIVITIAVTALPVKVFGESEFWVSMIKLITITGLIILGVVIFFGGGPNQHHVLGFHYWKHPGAFKPHISTGNTGKFLAVWTAIIKSGFAFILSPETLTSCSAEADRPRRNMPRAANRFVWRLMLFYIGGALVVGVTVGYDNQNLLSAIASGQSNAAASPFVIGIKEVGIKVLPHIINAAILTGAYSAGTAEMYGASRMLHSMALKGNAPKIFARVNRYGVPYYSIIVPSCFCFLAYLNCSNSASQVFTWLTNISTISGFISWVFVSITYVRFRRVIDYLDLNDRIKFRKPFQRIFAYFSGCFFVILSLTNGYAVFTKGNWSVSDFFANYITIGFVVVLFIMGTAYYKEWRFRDMEEIRSELIPKIDMADEEESNEIVIEPTTWYGKLGNVLI, encoded by the coding sequence ATGGATATCGAAATGCAAAGTGTGGTAGGATATTCGTCTTCAACAGCAACACCAATTGGGCAAGGAGCTAGTGATATGAAGGTTAAAGAGAACTTCGTTACAGAATCAATCCAAGAGGATGATTTGGAACGAGGCTCCATAGATGTTcttattgatgaaaaacCTTCGCATCAAATGCAAAGAGGTCTCAAATCGAGACACATGCAGTTGATTGCGCTTGGTTGTGCCATTGGGACTGGTCTTTTCATTGGTACCGGTGGAGCACTCAGTACATGCGGTCCAGCACCTCTACTTATTTCATATATCATCATGTCGTTCTTTGTTTGGACTATTATGCATCAATTAACCGAAATGGTTGTTTTAACACCGATTCCAGGTGAAGCATCAATGTACGCATTAGCCAGAGCCTATTTGAATAGGCCATTATCGTTTATGTGTGGTTGGAATCTATTCTATGCGCAGGCCATGATTGCGCCCAGTGAAATTACCGCCTCTACATTGTTAATTCAGTATTGGACGGATGCTAATTCCGCTATatttgtttcaatttttatCGTGATAACTATTGCGGTTACTGCTCTACCTGTTAAGGTCTTCGGTGAAAGTGAATTTTGGGTCTCAATGATTAAATTGATTACCATTACTGGGTTAATCATTTTGGGTGTTGtgattttctttggtggtggtccCAATCAACACCATGTTCTAGGATTTCACTATTGGAAACATCCTGGAGCTTTTAAACCACATATTTCTACTGGTAACActggaaaatttcttgcAGTTTGGACCGCTATTATTAAGAGCGGATTTGCCTTTATATTATCACCGGAGACACTTACTTCATGCTCCGCAGAAGCAGATCGTCCTCGTAGAAACATGCCTAGGGCTGCTAATCGGTTTGTTTGGAGACTAATGCTATTCTACATCGGAGGTGCTTTGGTCGTGGGAGTTACAGTAGGTTATGATAATCAGAATTTGTTGAGTGCCATTGCCTCAGGACAATCCAATGCTGCAGCTTCACCATTTGTCATCGGAATCAAAGAGGTTGGTATTAAAGTACTTCCACATATTATCAATGCTGCTATTCTTACTGGTGCCTATTCGGCGGGTACAGCAGAAATGTATGGTGCCTCCAGAATGCTACATTCTATGGCCCTCAAAGGCAATGCTCCTAAAATTTTCGCAAGGGTAAACAGATACGGTGTACCCTATTACAGCATCATTGTACCTTCATGCTTCTGTTTTCTGGCCTATTTGAACTGTTCTAACTCTGCTTCACAAGTGTTCACTTGGTTAACAAACATTTCAACTATTTCTGGTTTTATCAGTTGGGTCTTTGTATCGATCACTTATGTCAGGTTCAGGAGAGTCATCgattatttggatctaAATGATAGGATAAAATTTAGAAAACCATTCCAAAGGATTTTTGCATACTTTTCTGGATGCTTTTTCGTTATCTTAAGTTTGACAAATGGGTATGCAGTTTTCACAAAAGGTAATTGGTCTGTAAGTGACTTCTTTGCCAACTATATTACCATTGGTTTCGTTGTGGTTCTCTTTATTATGGGAACAGCTTATTATAAAGAATGGAGATTTAGAGATATGGAGGAGATTCGTTCCGAATTGATTCCAAAGATAGATATGgctgatgaggaagaaagTAATGAAATCGTCATTGAACCTACAACCTGGTATGGTAAATTAGGTAACGTACTTATCTAG
- a CDS encoding NAD(P)H-dependent oxidoreductase (conserved hypothetical protein): MKVLILLAHPEKASLTASLARVAKDQFEKQGDEIQLTDLYAQNWKSAIDIDDFPHYDKSEKFNVILGSKQAYEENAYSEDVKKEHEKLFWADALVFVFPFWWFSMPAILRGWVERVFSYGIGYGRYDDDKKHVRYGDGLFKGKRAMLITGIGGKGNTYSGRSVSGPIEDLLFPINHGIFFYAGYQALPPFVVFDSNFVDENRFKAIESSLRERIATFESTKPIAYRSQNGGDYTIPQLQLKEELAPGKEGFKIHILD; this comes from the coding sequence ATGAAGGTACTAATATTATTGGCACATCCAGAAAAGGCTTCCCTGACTGCCTCTTTGGCTAGGGTGGCCAAAGATCAGTTTGAGAAACAAGGTGACGAAATACAGCTTACAGATCTTTATGCtcagaattggaaaagtgCTATAGATATAGATGATTTCCCACATTACGataaatctgaaaaattcaatgtTATTTTGGGATCTAAGCAGGCATATGAAGAGAATGCATATTCAGAGGACGTTAAAAAagaacatgaaaaattattctGGGCAGATGCCTTGGTCTTTGTGTTCCCCTTCTGGTGGTTTTCGATGCCAGCAATTTTGAGAGGATGGGTTGAACGTGTTTTCTCATATGGGATCGGATATGGTAGatatgatgatgataagaAACATGTTCGCTATGGTGATGGGTTGTTCAAAGGCAAACGTGCTATGCTGATTACTGGAATTGGTGGTAAGGGGAATACATATAGTGGTAGAAGTGTCAGTGGaccaattgaagatttattaTTCCCCATAAACCATGGTATTTTCTTCTATGCTGGTTATCAGGCATTACCGCCATTCGTTGTATTTGATAGTAATTTTGTCGATGAGAACAGATTCAAAGCGATTGAATCCAGCTtgagagaaagaattgcaaCCTTCGAAAGTACCAAACCAATTGCTTATAGATCTCAGAATGGTGGTGATTATACCATTCCTCAATTGCAACTCAAAGAAGAGCTCGCTCCAGGTAAAGAAGGTTTTAAAATTCATATTTTAGATTAG